A genomic window from Pungitius pungitius chromosome 12, fPunPun2.1, whole genome shotgun sequence includes:
- the tmem150b gene encoding modulator of macroautophagy TMEM150B isoform X1 — MWLWALLPAGLAAFGTVGIWAVFAMAVYNGTVNLTQGFPSISHCGAYPPQRCFLSQICSTCSVLALWTVALRFKQVRDQGVHRNANVAGLILGLISSLGISIVGSFQVTTFYSIHLLGAFLAFFLGLAYFWIQLFLTLPSPDRWWVGPARATCCFLCTGLIIALGILQYTGFPSAAAACEWAFAMLIFCLFGLFAAEFRHIDSCQLTEQNPVVMDDPVAAETYDDVSHELS; from the exons ATGTGGCTGTGGGCTTTGCTCCCCGCTGGTCTGGCTGCTTTTGGCACTGTGGGCATCTGGGCTGT ATTTGCCATGGCTGTGTATAACGGAACAGTCAACCTTACACAAGGATTCCCTTCCATCAG TCATTGCGGCGCTTACCCCCCTCAGAGATGCTTCCTCTCCCAGATCTGCAGCACCTGCTCTGTTTTAG CCCTGTGGACCGTGGCCCTGCGTTTTAAGCAGGTCCGGGACCAAGGCGTCCACAGGAATGCCAATGTGGCTGGCCTCATTTTGGGCTTGATCTCGTCATTGGGAATCTCCATCGTGGGCAGCTTCCAG GTAACCACTTTCTACAGTATTCACCTTCTGGGAGCCTTCCTGGCTTTCTTCCTGGGCCTGGCCTACTTTTGGATCCAGCTGTTTCTGACCCTGCCGTCTCCGGACCGATGGTGGGTGGGGCCCGCCAGGGCcacctgctgcttcctctgtaCCGGCCTGATCATCGCTC TAGGGATTCTCCAATACACGGGCTTCCCCTCCGCGGCCGCTGCGTGCGAATGGGCCTTCGCCATGTTGATCTTTTGCCTGTTTGGCTTGTTCGCAGCTGAGTTCAGACACATCGACAGCTGCCAACTCACGGAGCAGAACCCAGTTGTGATGGACGACCCGGTCGCAGCAGAGACGTATGATGATGTCTCACATGAACTCAGCTGA
- the tmem150b gene encoding modulator of macroautophagy TMEM150B isoform X2, with protein sequence MWLWALLPAGLAAFGTVGIWAVFAMAVYNGTVNLTQGFPSISHCGAYPPQRCFLSQICSTCSVLALWTVALRFKQVRDQGVHRNANVAGLILGLISSLGISIVGSFQVTTFYSIHLLGAFLAFFLGLAYFWIQLFLTLPSPDRWWVGPARATCCFLCTGLIIARILQYTGFPSAAAACEWAFAMLIFCLFGLFAAEFRHIDSCQLTEQNPVVMDDPVAAETYDDVSHELS encoded by the exons ATGTGGCTGTGGGCTTTGCTCCCCGCTGGTCTGGCTGCTTTTGGCACTGTGGGCATCTGGGCTGT ATTTGCCATGGCTGTGTATAACGGAACAGTCAACCTTACACAAGGATTCCCTTCCATCAG TCATTGCGGCGCTTACCCCCCTCAGAGATGCTTCCTCTCCCAGATCTGCAGCACCTGCTCTGTTTTAG CCCTGTGGACCGTGGCCCTGCGTTTTAAGCAGGTCCGGGACCAAGGCGTCCACAGGAATGCCAATGTGGCTGGCCTCATTTTGGGCTTGATCTCGTCATTGGGAATCTCCATCGTGGGCAGCTTCCAG GTAACCACTTTCTACAGTATTCACCTTCTGGGAGCCTTCCTGGCTTTCTTCCTGGGCCTGGCCTACTTTTGGATCCAGCTGTTTCTGACCCTGCCGTCTCCGGACCGATGGTGGGTGGGGCCCGCCAGGGCcacctgctgcttcctctgtaCCGGCCTGATCATCGCTC GGATTCTCCAATACACGGGCTTCCCCTCCGCGGCCGCTGCGTGCGAATGGGCCTTCGCCATGTTGATCTTTTGCCTGTTTGGCTTGTTCGCAGCTGAGTTCAGACACATCGACAGCTGCCAACTCACGGAGCAGAACCCAGTTGTGATGGACGACCCGGTCGCAGCAGAGACGTATGATGATGTCTCACATGAACTCAGCTGA
- the adsl gene encoding adenylosuccinate lyase, translated as MEGAEEFMKYRSPLVSRYASKEMAYNFSDRKKFTTWRKLWIYLAKAEKALGLPITDAQILEMESHEVDIDFAMAAEEERKLRHDVMAHVHTFAHCCPTAAPIIHLGATSCYVGDNTDLIMLRDGFDILLPKLARVIDRLANFAEKYADLPTLGYTHYQPAQLTTVGKRACLWLQDLAMDMRNMQRAREDLRFRGVKGTTGTQASFLQLFQGDHDKVEDLDRMVTEMAGFKKAYLVTGQTYSRKVDVDCLSSLASLGASIHKICTDIRLLANLKEIEEPFEKEQIGSSAMPYKRNPMRAERCCSLARHLVALMTDPLQTASVQWLERTLDDSANRRISLPESFLTADIILSTLQNITEGLVVYPKVIERHIRHELPFMATENIIMAMVKAGGNRQDCHEKIRVLSQEAAAVVKQEGGDNDLLIRVQRDPYFAPVLGQLDAILDPKTFIGRAPQQVTRFLSEEVRPLLEPYKAKMDVKIELEL; from the exons ATGGAGGGAGCCGAGGAGTTCATGAAGTACCGCTCCCCGCTGGTGTCGAGGTACGCCAGCAAGGAAATGGCCTACAACTTCAGTGACAGGAAGAAGTTCACGACCTGGAGGAAGCTGTGGATCTACCTGGCCAAGGCGGAGAAG GCGTTGGGTCTTCCCATCACGGACGCCCAGATTCTGGAGATGGAGAGCCATGAAGTGGACATCGACTTCGCCATGGCGGCCGAAGAAGAGCGCAAGCTCAGGCACGACGTCATGGCCCACGTCCACACCTTCGCACACTGCTGCCCCACCGCCGCTCCCATCATCCACCTCGGTGCCACCTCCTGCTACGTGGGAGACAATACT gATCTGATTATGCTACGTGATGGATTTGACATTCTCTTGCCTAAG CTCGCCAGAGTCATTGACCGGCTGGCAAACTTTGCAGAGAAATACGCTGACCTCCCCACGCTCGGCTACACGCACTACCA GCCGGCCCAGTTGACCACAGTAGGGAAGCGGGCGTGTCTCTGGCTGCAGGACTTGGCCATGGACATGCGGAACATGCAGCGAGCCCGCGAAGACCTGCGTTTCCGGGGTGTCAAGGGGACCACCGGCACCCAGGCCAGCTTCCTGCAGCTCTTTCAAGGGGACCATGACAAG GTGGAAGATCTTGACAGAATGGTGACAGAGATGGCCGGCTTCAAAAA AGCCTACCTGGTAACAGGACAGACCTACAGCCGTAAGGTGGACGTGGACTGTCTGTCCAGCCTGGCTAGTCTGGGAGCTTCTATTCACAAG ATCTGTACAGACATCCGCCTGCTCGCCAACCTGAAGGAGATAGAGGAGCCTTTCGAGAAAGAGCAGATCG GCTCCAGTGCCATGCCCTACAAGAGGAATCCCATGCGCGCAGAGCGCTGCTGCAGCTTGGCCCGGCACCTGGTGGCACTGATGACTGACCCGCTGCAGACCGCGTCCGTCCAGTGGCTGGAGAGGACACTGGACGACAGCGCCAACAG GAGGATCTCCCTGCCGGAGTCCTTCCTGACGGCTGACATCATCCTCAGCACCTTGCAGAACATCACAGAGGGACTGGTGGTCTACCCCAAAGTCATCGAGAGGCACATCCGCCACGAGCTGCCCTTCATGGCCACAGAGAACATCATCATGGCCATGGTGAAGGCGGGGGGAAACCGACAG GACTGCCACGAGAAGATTCGGGTCTTGTCCCAGGAGGCAGCCGCTGTGGTCAAACAGGAGGGTGGTGATAACGACCTGCTGATCAGGGTCCAGCGAGACCCCTACTTCGCCCCCGTCCTGGGGCAGCTGGACGCCATCTTGGACCCCAAGACCTTCATCGGCCGCGCTCCCCAGCAG GTGACCCGGTTCCTGTCTGAAGAAGtacgccccctgctggagccgtACAAGGCTAAGATGGATGTCAAGATCGAGCTTGAGCTCTGA
- the si:dkey-110g7.8 gene encoding GTPase IMAP family member 8: MAAVSSASDTGDPRGRHPPERRLLILGGPQSGKTSTANSILGDEVFDVGTETTHSNVGQTEIYGRRVTVVDTPPWAIPAEPEDNPEADDEGENAGAESDNPSRPPASLDSEGPCMGAILCPPGPHAILLVVSISRPFTDTERRAAEEQLGALGGGTWRYSMVVFTGVDKLPKGVFIEEHIANTGEALQWLVERCGSRYHAFDNTRKDTEDNTQVPELMEKVEEMITDNQGWYFEVNELILLEEEQARRALEEERMRMEEHARQREQMIGGPPRELRLLLLGWKGVGKSSVGNTILGRRYFESGQETELCLRRQALVSGRRITIVDTPGWDWFSVRRTPKRIRQESQRGAALLRPGPHTLLLVLPVVSSLTARKRRTLLAHIETLFGDSACLHTMVLFSCGDWLGRTPIEEHILRGGRELQRLLEFCGNYYHVLDSKIPGKDRSVSVLLDKMEEMIRENGDKAFLPIQTEWLSEESSYSSDNTEPEDDCRGCQLQ, encoded by the exons ATGGCTGCTGTGTCCTCTGCCTCTGACACTG GGGACCCCAGGGGCCGACACCCGCCTGAACGCAGACTGCTGATCCTTGGGGGGCCACAGTCCGGTAAGACCTCCACCGCCAACAGCATCCTGGGGGACGAGGTCTTCGACGTTGGGACGGAGACGACCCACAGCAACGTCGGCCAGACGGAGATCTACGGCCGGCGGGTCACCGTGGTGGACACCCCGCCGTGGGCCATCCCCGCCGAGCCGGAGGACAACCCCGAAGCCGACGACGAAGGCGAGAACGCCGGCGCCGAGTCGGACAACCCGTCGCGGCCCCCGGCGAGCCTGGACAGCGAGGGGCCGTGCATGGGGGCCATCCTCTGCCCTCCGGGGCCCCACGCCATCCTGCTGGTGGTGTCCATCAGCCGGCCTTTCACTGACACGGAGAGGAGGGCCGcggaggagcagctgggggCCCTGGGGGGAGGAACCTGGAGGTACTCCATGGTGGTCTTCACCGGGGTGGACAAGCTGCCCAAGGGGGTCTTCATCGAGGAGCACATAGCCAACACTGGCGAGGCCCTGCAGTGGCTGGTGGAGAGATGTGGAAGCAG GTACCATGCTTTCGATAACACTCGGAAAGACACAGAGGACAACACGCAGGTCCCCGAGCTGATGGAAAAGGTGGAGGAAATGATCACTGACAACCAAG GCTGGTACTTTGAGGTGAACGAGTTGATTTTACTGGAGGAAGAGCAAGCCAGGAgagctctggaggaggagaggatgaggatggaggagcACGCCAGACAGAGGGAGCAGATGATCGGGGGACCTCCCAGag AGTTGCGACTGCTCCTGTTGGGCTGGAAGGGGGTCGGGAAGAGCTCGGTGGGGAACACCATTCTGGGCCGCCGGTACTTTGAGTCCGGCCAGGAGACGGAGCTGTGCCTCAGGCGGCAGGCGCTAGTGTCGGGCCGGCGGATCACCATCGTCGACACCCCAGGCTGGGACTGGTTCTCGGTGAGGCGAACCCCGAAGCGCATCCGGCAGGAGTCCCAGCGCGGAGCGGCCCTCCTGCGGCCCGGACCCCACACCCTGCTGCTGGTCCTGCCCGTAGTCTCGTCCCTCACCGCCAGGAAGCGGCGGACGCTGCTGGCGCACATAGAGACTCTGTTCGGCGACAGCGCCTGCCTCCACACCATGGTGCTGTTCAGCTGCGGCGACTGGCTGGGCCGCACGCCCATCGAGGAGCACATCCTGCGCGGCGGGAGGGAGCTGCAGAGACTGCTGGAGTTCTGCGGGAACTATTACCACGTCCTGGACAGCAAGATCCCCGGCAAGGACAGGAGTGTGTCGGTGCTGCTGGacaagatggaggagatgatcaGAGAGAACGGGGACAAGGCCTTCCTGCCCATACAGACCGAGTGGT TGAGCGAGGAGAGCTCCTACTCCTCGGACAACACCGAGCCCGAGGATGACTGTCGAGGATGCCAGCTGCAGTGA
- the atf4b gene encoding activating transcription factor 4b produces MTMMTTNSQFGLEDMEALLWGPSSPMADAMSFLTSCPDQEDQQNGGGTSLEGDTSSLSPLTTSSLSSSSSPPPFYSPPPSPPAVLFQGDKAGLQSDLLSLPWLGHPSQLRPTVSDDTKDNVFGDLDWMAERVDLSEFDLDSLIGSCSPTEESPSCPEELLASLDCPMELDSSSIPTLSTPALSSPPSAPLQSIPPPTPSTISDPCVITVDVPESCIEEQEGPWLPLCAPEPQQELEIKSEPASPHPSSPLVDSPSSPAYTLDLGSEVDVTESEVKSVVASVVSQAPRLVLSPTRIVLVLAPRDEIGLTTVTTTSQIVHSSPAPKSCRSRPYPEPTYKASPPSACATAGKIKPPRDEDGNERATLKTPKAKKLKKMAQNKTAATRYRQKKKVEQDTLLDEYSLLERKNIELTEKADSLGREIKYLKELMEEVYQARTNKGL; encoded by the exons ATGACCATGATGACGACAAACTCACAGTTTGGCCTGGAAGACATGGAGGCCCTTCTCTGGGGACCTTCCTCTCCCATGGCTGACGCCATGAGCTTCTTAACTTCATGCCCTGACCAAGAAGATCAACAGAACGGAGGAGGGACCTCGTTGGAGGGCGACACCTCCTCTTTGTCGCCCCTCACCACCTCATCtttgtcctcttcctcgtctcctcctcccttctacTCTCCACCTCCCTCGCCGCCGGCCGTCCTCTTCCAGGGGGACAAAGCTGGGTTGCAGTCTGACCTGCTTTCCCTCCCCTGGTTAGGCCACCCTAGTCAGCTGAGACCGACCGTCTCAGATGACACCAAAG ACAATGTGTTCGGGGACCTGGACTGGATGGCTGAGCGGGTGGATCTCTCAGAGTTTGACCTGGACTCGCTGATTGGCTCGTGCAGTCCTACTGAAGAGTCCCCCTCCTGTCCAGAAGAACTCTTAGCCTCCCTGGATTGCCCCATGGAGCTTGACTCCTCCTCAATACCCACTCTCTCAACTCCTGCACTCTCGagtcctccctctgctcctcttcaaAGTATTCCTCCCCCAACTCCTTCCACGATCTCAGATCCTTGTGTCATTACAGTGGATGTGCCTGAATCCTGCATTGAGGAGCAGGAGGGTCCCTGGCTTCCCCTGTGTGCCCCGGAGCCACAACAGGAGCTGGAAATCAAATCTGAGCCCGCTTCTCCGCACCCCTCTTCCCCCTTAGTggattctccctcctccccggcCTACACCCTGGACCTGGGCAGTGAGGTGGACGTCACAGAGAGTGAGGTGAAGTCAGTGGTTGCTTCTGTCGTCTCCCAGGCTCCGAGGCTCGTGCTCTCACCCACCCGCATTGTCCTCGTGCTCGCTCCCAGAGATGAAATCGGGCTCACCACTGTCACCACCACGTCACAAATAGTTCattcctctcctgctccaaAGTCCTGCAGAAGCAGACCTTACCCTGAGCCCACTTACAAAGCCAGTCCACCATCTGCCTGCGCCACCGCTGGCAAAATCAAGCCCCCCCGGGATGAAGACGGAAATGAAAGAGCAACTTTGAAGACTCCGAAAGCCAAGAAGCTGAAGAAGATGGCGCAGAATAAGACGGCCGCCACGCGATACCGACAGAAGAAGAAAGTCGAGCAGGACACCCTTCTGGACGAGTATTCTCTGCTGGAGCGGAAGAACATCGAGCTGACGGAGAAGGCGGACTCCTTGGGCCGGGAGATCAAGTACCTgaaggagctgatggaggaggtcTACCAGGCCAGGACCAACAAAGGTCTCTAG